The sequence AAGAAAAAAGAAATCAATAAAATTGAAGATAAAAAATATACAAAAATTAGTTCATAATTGGATTGAACATCATGGAATACGTTATTTTGATGTATTAACCAACACTATTCTTTTATCTGAAGAAGTAGGTGAAGTTTCTAGAATTATTGCTAGAAATTATGGAGAACAATCCAAAAAGAAAAATTGTAAGAAAATAGAAGATCTTGGAGAAGAATTATCCGATGTTTTGTTTGTATTAATTTGTTTGGCTAATCAAACTGGAATTAATTTGGAAAAATCTTTCAATAAAAAATTAAAAAAGAAGGAAACAAGAGATCATGAAAGACATCATGAAAATGAAAAATTAAAATAATATGTCTTCTTACATAAAGATTTATAAAAAAAGGAAAACTTTATACGGTTCTATATCTATAACAGGATCTAAAAGTATATCCAACCGTCTTTTAATTTTAAAAGCTATTTATACAGAAGATATTCACATCGATAATAATATTTCTAATTGTGAGGATACAAAAGTTTTAAAAAAAAGTTTGAATAGTTCTTCTAACCTATTGGATATTCATCATGCAGGAACTGCTATGCGTTTTTTAACTTCCTATTTCTCTATACAAGAAGGAAAAGAAGTAGTATTGACAGGGTCAAATAGAATGAAAGAAAGGCCTATTTACGTTCTTGTAGAGGCTTTAAAAAAGTTAGGGGCGGAAATTACCTATTTAGAAAAAGTTGGATATCCACCAATAAAAATTATTGGAAAAAAAATTTTAGGAGGGAAAATAGATGTCAATGCTAAAATTAGTAGCCAGTATATTAGTTCTTTAATGTTAATAGCTAGCAAATTTAAGATGGGTCTAAAGATATTTTTAAAAGAAAATATAACATCTATTCCCTATATAAAAATGACTTTTAATTTATTGACCTTAGCAGGTATAACAGCTACTTGGAAAGAAAAAGTCATTCATATTCATCCAGGAAAAGAGAAGGGAAAAAAATATTTTTCTATAGAATCGGATTGGAGTTCTGCCTCTTACTACTATTCAATGGCTACCATTTCAAAAAAAAGCCATATAATTTTAAAATCTTATAATAATGAAAGTTTGCAAGGAGATAAAGAAGTTACTTCCATATATGAAAAATATTTTGGAATATCCACAATTTTTGATAGAAGAAAAATCATATTGAATAAAAAGTTTCATTTTATTCCACCTAAATTCGTTAGTTTAGATTTAAATAAAACTCCAGATCTTGCGCAAACTATTGTTGTCACTTGTGCTGTTCTTGGAATAAAGTGTTGTTTAAAAGGGTTAGAAACATTAAAGATTAAAGAAACAGATCGTTTGCAAGCTTTAAGGAATGAATTATTCAAATTCGGGATAAAAATAAAAATTACAAGTTCTTGTTTAGAAATAATCGATTTTATTCCAAAAAAAATCGATTCCTCCATAAGAATAAAAACTTATCAAGATCACAGAATGGCTATGGCTTTTTCTCCATTTGGTTTATATTATTCTCTACAAATAGAGAATCCAAAAGTTGTAGAAAAGTCATATCCAAATTTTTGGATAGACTTGCAATATTTAGGTTTTTTAATAAATTTTTATGAAGAATAAAGAATTCTCCTTGCCGTAATAAATCTATTATTCCAATATTTTTGATACAATCTGGATATGATTACTCCATTGGATGTAGAGGAATGAATAAAGAATATGTTATTAGGATTGACTTTAACGACCATACCGACATGATTTATTTTTTTTCTAGATATTCCTGTAGCAAAAAATAATAGATCTCCTTTTTCTATATGTTTTTTTGAGACAAAAGAACCTTTTTTTGCTTGATGGGAAGATATACGTGGTAACAAAATCTTATAAGAAGCAAAGACTTTCTTGATAAAAGCGGAACAATCTATTCCATCTTTATTATTTCCACCATATCTATACGGAGTAGATATATAATCTTTGGCTTCTTCAATAAGAAAATCTGTTGGCCTTTTATTAAGAAAAAAAAGTTTTTTATTGATTGGAAAATAGTTTTTATTGTAGTATAGATCGTCATATGAAATAGGAGTAGTATTTTTCCTATTTTTTCTAAAATAAATTCTTTCATATTTATAAATCATATCTCCATATGATAATGGAATAGAGAAAAAATGAGAATAAAAAACAAAAAATAAGATAATTTTAGAATTTATGATCGGAATAATTTTTATTTTTTTTTTTGAAAAAGAAATACCAATTATAGGATCAAATGTAAGTAAAATACTTGTATTAAATACAAAAAAAATTAAATTTGTATTCTATTTTAAGGCCCATTCGTCTATTGGTAAGGACGTCAGGTTTTCATCCTGGAAAGAGGGGTTCGATTCCCCTATGGGCTATTAATGTATTTTTTTATGGCCAATCATTCCTCATCTTTAAAGAGAATTAGACAAAGTAATATTAGACGTTTGCGTAATAAATATGTATATAAAAGTACAAGAACAGCTATTAAGCAATTAATAAATGGAAAAAAAAATAAGGATAAGTATTCTAAGGTCATTTCTATGATAGATAAATTAGCTAAAAAAAATATTATACATATGAATAAAGCAGCAAGATTAAAAAATAGATTAATCAAAAGATTATGGAGAACCTAATTTTAGTTGTCCTAAAATAGGTTTTTTGTTTTAGGGAATTGAAATTTTCATTTTTGTATTATAAAATGGGACCTAAAAAAAAAATAAGTAAAATGAAAATAAGTTCCTATTCTCCGATAGGAATATTTGATTCCGGAATCGGAGGACTTCTTATCGCTAAAGAAATTAAAACCCATATGCCTAATGAATGTATTATTTATTTTGGAGACACAAAAAACATGCCTTATGGAGATAAATCTAAAGAATTTATTAGAAATCATTCCATAAAAATTGCTTCTTTTCTTTATAAAAAAAAATGTAAAGCTATAGTAATAGCTTGTAATTCTATAACTTCTAATGCTTTAGATTTGATTCAAAAAGAATTTTATAAAAAAATATTAATATTTAATGTTATAGATCCAATAGTAAAAAATAAAATATTTCTTTCTTCCAAAAAAATAGGAATAATAGCTACACCTGCTACTATACGTTCCAATTTTTATCAAAAAAAAATAAAAAAATATTTTCCTCATTTAGAGATTATTCAAATATCTACAGCTTTATTAGCTGTAATCATTGAAAATGGATTTGAAAAAAAAAAGATAAATTCCATAATCGAATACTATTTGAATCATTTTCAATCAATAGATACGCTATTATTAGCTTGCACTCACTATTTATTCCTAAAAAATAAAATCGATAATTTTTATCATGGAAAAGTTCGTTTAATAAATATACCAAAAATCGTGGTTCAAGAAATAAAAAATAAATTATTAGAAAATAATTTATTGTGTCTTCATCCAAAATGGAATAACCCTACAGTTTTTTATACTACATCTAATTCTATTTCTCCGTTTTTTAACGAACAGGTTAGAATTCTTTTTGGGGAAAAAATTTTATTTAAAAAATATTTTTTTAACTTATTCTAATTTTTACAGAACTTATTCTATCAAGTAATTTTTCTTTATATATTTCCCAATCTAAAATAGGAGTCTTCGCTACTCCAGAATCCATTGCGGCTTTAGCTACAGCAGTGGATACACGAGTAATTAACCGATTATCAAAAGGTTTGGGTATAATGTATTCTTTTCCAAAAGAAATATGTTTTTGATTATAAACAATGTTTATCTGTTCTGGGACAGGTTCTTTTGCTAAAGTTGCTATAGCATGAACAGCTGCTAATTTCATTTCATCGTTGATAATACTTGCATGAACATCCAATGCCCCTCTAAAAATATAAGGAAATCCTAATACATTATTAACTTGATTAGGATAATCACTTCTTCCAGTAGCTATAATAACGTCCGGACGGACTTTTACAGCTAAGTTATAATCTATTTCAGGATCCGGATTGGCCATAGCAAACACAATGGGATTCTTGGACATACTTCTTAACATATCTGGAGTTAATATTCCACCTATGGATAATCCTATAAAAACATCCGAATCTTTAATTGATTCTTCTAAATTTTGAATAAAAGATGTGTTTATTGCAAATTCTTTCTTTTCTTTATTTAAATCTTTTCTTGAAACATGTAATAAACCCTTACTATCAAACATAATTATATTTTCAGGTTTCACTCCAAGTTTTTTATAAGTTCTTGCACAGGAAATAGCAGCAGCTCCAGCTCCATTAATCACCATTTTTATATTATGTATTTTTTTTCCAACATAGGTTATAGCATTCAGCAATGCTGCTCCTGAAATAATAGCAGTTCCATGTTGGTCATCATGCATTACTGGAATATTCAATTCTTTTTTAAGTCTTCGTTCTATTTCAAAAGCTTCTGGAGCTTTTATATCTTCTAAATTTATTCCTCCAAAAGTTGGAGCAATAGATTTTACCACATCTATGAACTTGCTAGGATCAGATTCATCAATTTCTATATCGAATACATCAATTCCAGAGAATACTTTAAACAGAAGAGCCTTTCCTTCCATGACAGGTTTAGATGCCAAAGCTCCAATATCTCCAAGACCTAACACAGCTGTTCCATTAGTAATAACAGCTACAAGATTCCCCTTAGATGTATATTTATATACTTTTCTAGAAAAACGAGCTATTTCTTTGCAAGGTTCTGCTACTCCTGGAGAATATGCAAGAGATAAATCCCTTTGACTACTGTATTTTTTTGTTGGAGATATTTGTATTTTTCCAGAAGGAAATTGACTATGATAATTTAGAGATTCTTCACGAAGACTGTTGATGTTTTTTCTCATTCTACTAAAAAATATTAAATATACAGATAAAAAAACATTAGTATTCCCAAAATAAATCCTTCTCAAAAAAATATCTTTTTCTATCAGATTCCCATCTAATTATAAGTTTATAATATCCTCTTTTTAAAAAAGATTTAGGAATAAATAATACTTTTTTGGAATCTTTCCAAATATTAAAAGACTGTCTCACATCTAAATCCTTGGACGAAGATCGTAATAAAGTAAAAAAACCATGGATATTATCCAAAATTTTTGGAAATGTAATTCTAATTCCAGAAGATAAAAGAACTATTTGAATTTTATTAGGAAGTTTTGATACATTTTTTTTCTCATTTATAATTTCTTGATATCTCATTTCTTCTTCATAATACCTATCGGATACAAGTTCACTTTCCACATGAGGAAAAAAAAACGCGATATAAATAATGAAAATTATAAAAAGAACCAAAGATAAAACTATCCCTTTTTCCCATATAAATTTAATTTTCATAATAGTTAATTATTCCAATTCATGATTTTTTTTCCTTGAGGATCCTTGTGGTTAATAGGTTTTTTTAATTTTGTATTGATAAAATAAACATAACTGGATATTTTCTGAATATCATTCCCTTTAATTTCTCCTGATTGACCAAAAGCACGCATAGTAGGATTATTCTTACTCCCATACCAGATAATAGAAAATATATTTTTAAATAAATCTTTTTCCATTATGTTGATCCAATAATCATCCGTTAAGTTAGGACCTATATTTCCACTTCCATCAGATTTATGACAAGTGGCACAATTTTCTTCAAAAAGAGTCTTTCCACTATCAACAAATTTTGCATTAAAAGAAGAATTTTCTATAGTTACTTGTGGCATACTTTTCTCAAACCTTTCTATTTCTTTTAACTGATTTTTATAAGATATTTCATACTCCTTATAAGGATTAGAAAAATCTATTAGTAAATAAGAAAAAAAATAAATGAAGGAAAAAACAATTGTAATAGAAAAAAGATGCATCCACCACATCGGTAATTTATTATCTAATTCTAGAATTCCATCAAATCCATGATCTATTTTTTTTACCCCTTGATTTATTTTTTTAGGATCATGAAATAGAAATTTATAGATTCTATAAAAATAATTTCCTTCATTCTCTTCAATAATTTTACGTCTTTCTTCCTCTGTAAGAAATTTTAATTTTTTTCGGTATATTAAATTATCAATGGAATCTAAAATAAACAACAATATAATAATAACAATAAAAAAGGATATAGTGACTGGATGAACTATGTACGAACTATTATCGATACCAAACAAAACATAGAACATGAATATTAGAACTGATAAAATAGAAGGAATCATAATAAAGGAAGAAATTTTTGATCTCATATTTTATTTTTTTTCTTTTCCTTCTAAAGGAAGAATACTTATTTTTTTATAATACTTTTTAGATTTTGAACAAACAACAAATAAAATGAAAAAAAAAGAGAAAAGAAAAAGAACTAACATAATGGATTGAAATATCCCTATATATTTTTCCGTTGTAAAATATTGTTTAAAAAAACTTATCATTAAATTAAGATTTAATATCTGTCCCTAAACGTTGTAAATAAGCAATTATGGCTATAACCTCTCTTTTTTCCAAAGGAATAAACTTATCTTTTTCCATTTTTTTCTGTCTATCCATTTCTTTCTTCAAACTTGGATATTCCTGATAGATATCAGCGACAATCTTACTAGCTTGAATATCCATATCATGATATACATTTTGTATGTATTCAAAAGTATATGGAACTCCTAATTTTACCATAGCTTTTATTTTTTTTTCTGTTTTTGACCTATCTAATTCATTAAAAATTAGCCAAGGATATCTTGGCATGATAGATCCAGGAGAAGTGGAACGAGGATTATACATATGGTTGAAATGCCATGAATTAGGATTTTTTCCTCCTTCTCTAGCTAAATCAGGTCCTGTACGTTTAGATCCCCAAAGAAATGGATGATCGTATATAAATTCTCCTGCTTTAGAATATTCTCCATAACGAACCACTTCGTCTCGAAAAGGACGAACTTGTGCACTATGACAGGAATTACATCCTTCTCTTACAAATAAGTCTCTTCCTTCCAATTCAAGAGCTTTATAAGGTTTTATACTGTAAATAGTAGGAACATTAGATTTTATCACTAAAGTAGGAATTATTTCTATAAAACCTCCAACAGCTACTGCTAGGAAAGAAAGAATAGTGAATTGTATAGGTTTTTGTTCTAACCAATTATGAAATTTTTCCTTTTCTTCTATTTTATTATTCAAAGGAATTATTCGAAAAGCTTCATTATTAATAAAATTTCCTTTTTTTATGGTTTTATAGACGTTATAAATCATTATAATAAAACCTAAAAAATAAATTAGTCCACCGATAAATCTTATTTTATAAAAAGGAATAATGGATGAAACGGTATCCAAAAAATTTTTGTATGCTAGGGTTCCATCGGGGTTAAATTTTTTCCACATTCCAGCTTGTAAAATAGATCCAAAATAAAGAGGAAAGATATAAAATATGAGTCCAAATATCCCTAACCAAAAGTGAATATTGGCTAACGAAATAGAATAGAGTTTGGTATTCCATAATTTTTGTGTTAACCAATAAATGATTCCAAAAGCCATGAATCCATTCCAACCTAAAGTTCCTAAATGAACATGAGCAATAACCCAATCTGTAAAATGGCCAATGGAATTTAAAGTTTTAGTTGCTAACATAGGCCCTTCAAAAGTAGCCATTCCATAACAAGTAATTCCTACTGCAAAAAATTTTAAAATTGGATCTTTTTTTACTTTTTCCCAATCCCCTCTTAAAGTAAGTAATCCATTGATCATCCCACCCCAAGAAGGAGCAATTAGCATAATGGAAAAAATAGTCCCTAAAACTTGAGCCCAATTAGGAAGAGAGGTATACATGAGATGGTGTGGTCCAGCCCATATGTATATAAAGATTAAGGACCAAAAATGAATAATAGAAAGTTTATAAGAAAAAATGGGTTGATTAGAGGCTTTTGGAACAAAGTAATACATTAATCCAAGTATAGGAGTGGTTAAAATGAAAGCAACTGCATTATGTCCATACCACCATTGCATTAAAGCATCTTGAACTCCAGCATATATGGAATAACTTTTAAAAGATAGAACATCAATAGGTAATTCAAGATTGTTGAAGACATGCAACATAGCTACAGCAACCCATGTTCCTAAAAAAAACCAAATGCTTACATATAAATGTTTAATTTTTCTTTTTAAAATGCTTCCTATCATATTTATTCCATAAACCATCCAAATACAAAAAATAGCTATATCTATAGGCCATTCATGTTCTGCGTATTCTTTACTAGTATTTATTCCAAGTAAAAAAGTAATCCAAGTAGAAAAAATAAAAATTTGCCATCCCCAAAAGTGTATCCAACTAAGAATATCACTAAATATTCTAGTTTTTAACAAACGTTGTAAAGAATAGTAGGATCCTGTAAAAATAATATTGCCAACAAAAGCAAAAACTACTGTACTAGTATGCAACATTCGCCAACGACCAAAACCCATTATTCCTTGAGAATTTTTCAATTTACTACCTAATAAAAAATCAGGGATATCAGGACAAAATAATAGAATAGCAATAAATAATCCTGCAAAAAATCCAATAATAGCCCAAAATATGGTAGCATATAGAAAAGCTTTTACAATACGATTGTTGTAGTAGTATGTTTCCATTTTCATTTATTTTTTTTCAGAAGTATCATCTATTAACATTCTAATTCTAGGAGATTCATAATCATCAAATTGACCAGAATAAAGACTAATTAAAAAAATTATAAGAAAAATACCTCCTAAAGAAATACTAGACAATATCATAATAATTAATATATCCATATCATAAATAATTTTCCGTAAATCTAAGATATAAATCTTCTATAAACTAGCCAAGTAGATAGTAGAGAAAAAGTGATGACGGATAAGGAACTCAAAGGCATTAAAACAGCAGCGACAAAAGGTCTTAAATGACCGGTAATAGCAAACGTAATTCCTATGAAATTGTAAAGTAAACTAATCATAAAATTAACCATAACCAATCTAATAGATATTCTGGATATTTTTAAAAACAAAAAAATTTTATCCAAATAATTAGATTGAATAAAAGCATCACAATTAGGAAAAAAGCTAGTTGGTTTTTCTGATATGGAAATTCCTACTTCACTTTGATTTAATGCAGAAGAATCATTTATCCCATCCCCAATCATCATTACTTTCTCTCCACTATTTTGTATTTTTATAACATAATCCAGTTTTTCTTCTGGACTCTGATTAAAAAGTATTTTACTTGATTTTGGGAGAATAGATTCTAAGTATTTTTTTTCTAATTCATTATTATCTCCGGATAAAATAATGATTTTATATCTTTCTTTTAGATTTTTGAATATCTTTTCTATTCCTTTACGATAATAATTTATAAAGTAAAAATAACC comes from Blattabacterium sp. (Mastotermes darwiniensis) str. MADAR and encodes:
- a CDS encoding nucleotide pyrophosphohydrolase, whose translation is MKIKNIQKLVHNWIEHHGIRYFDVLTNTILLSEEVGEVSRIIARNYGEQSKKKNCKKIEDLGEELSDVLFVLICLANQTGINLEKSFNKKLKKKETRDHERHHENEKLK
- a CDS encoding 3-phosphoshikimate 1-carboxyvinyltransferase translates to MSSYIKIYKKRKTLYGSISITGSKSISNRLLILKAIYTEDIHIDNNISNCEDTKVLKKSLNSSSNLLDIHHAGTAMRFLTSYFSIQEGKEVVLTGSNRMKERPIYVLVEALKKLGAEITYLEKVGYPPIKIIGKKILGGKIDVNAKISSQYISSLMLIASKFKMGLKIFLKENITSIPYIKMTFNLLTLAGITATWKEKVIHIHPGKEKGKKYFSIESDWSSASYYYSMATISKKSHIILKSYNNESLQGDKEVTSIYEKYFGISTIFDRRKIILNKKFHFIPPKFVSLDLNKTPDLAQTIVVTCAVLGIKCCLKGLETLKIKETDRLQALRNELFKFGIKIKITSSCLEIIDFIPKKIDSSIRIKTYQDHRMAMAFSPFGLYYSLQIENPKVVEKSYPNFWIDLQYLGFLINFYEE
- a CDS encoding C40 family peptidase, whose product is MIYKYERIYFRKNRKNTTPISYDDLYYNKNYFPINKKLFFLNKRPTDFLIEEAKDYISTPYRYGGNNKDGIDCSAFIKKVFASYKILLPRISSHQAKKGSFVSKKHIEKGDLLFFATGISRKKINHVGMVVKVNPNNIFFIHSSTSNGVIISRLYQKYWNNRFITARRILYSS
- the rpsT gene encoding 30S ribosomal protein S20 — protein: MANHSSSLKRIRQSNIRRLRNKYVYKSTRTAIKQLINGKKNKDKYSKVISMIDKLAKKNIIHMNKAARLKNRLIKRLWRT
- the murI gene encoding glutamate racemase, whose translation is MKISSYSPIGIFDSGIGGLLIAKEIKTHMPNECIIYFGDTKNMPYGDKSKEFIRNHSIKIASFLYKKKCKAIVIACNSITSNALDLIQKEFYKKILIFNVIDPIVKNKIFLSSKKIGIIATPATIRSNFYQKKIKKYFPHLEIIQISTALLAVIIENGFEKKKINSIIEYYLNHFQSIDTLLLACTHYLFLKNKIDNFYHGKVRLINIPKIVVQEIKNKLLENNLLCLHPKWNNPTVFYTTSNSISPFFNEQVRILFGEKILFKKYFFNLF
- a CDS encoding FixH family protein, with the protein product MKIKFIWEKGIVLSLVLFIIFIIYIAFFFPHVESELVSDRYYEEEMRYQEIINEKKNVSKLPNKIQIVLLSSGIRITFPKILDNIHGFFTLLRSSSKDLDVRQSFNIWKDSKKVLFIPKSFLKRGYYKLIIRWESDRKRYFFEKDLFWEY
- a CDS encoding cbb3-type cytochrome c oxidase N-terminal domain-containing protein, with the protein product MRSKISSFIMIPSILSVLIFMFYVLFGIDNSSYIVHPVTISFFIVIIILLFILDSIDNLIYRKKLKFLTEEERRKIIEENEGNYFYRIYKFLFHDPKKINQGVKKIDHGFDGILELDNKLPMWWMHLFSITIVFSFIYFFSYLLIDFSNPYKEYEISYKNQLKEIERFEKSMPQVTIENSSFNAKFVDSGKTLFEENCATCHKSDGSGNIGPNLTDDYWINIMEKDLFKNIFSIIWYGSKNNPTMRAFGQSGEIKGNDIQKISSYVYFINTKLKKPINHKDPQGKKIMNWNN
- the ccoN gene encoding cytochrome-c oxidase, cbb3-type subunit I, with protein sequence MKMETYYYNNRIVKAFLYATIFWAIIGFFAGLFIAILLFCPDIPDFLLGSKLKNSQGIMGFGRWRMLHTSTVVFAFVGNIIFTGSYYSLQRLLKTRIFSDILSWIHFWGWQIFIFSTWITFLLGINTSKEYAEHEWPIDIAIFCIWMVYGINMIGSILKRKIKHLYVSIWFFLGTWVAVAMLHVFNNLELPIDVLSFKSYSIYAGVQDALMQWWYGHNAVAFILTTPILGLMYYFVPKASNQPIFSYKLSIIHFWSLIFIYIWAGPHHLMYTSLPNWAQVLGTIFSIMLIAPSWGGMINGLLTLRGDWEKVKKDPILKFFAVGITCYGMATFEGPMLATKTLNSIGHFTDWVIAHVHLGTLGWNGFMAFGIIYWLTQKLWNTKLYSISLANIHFWLGIFGLIFYIFPLYFGSILQAGMWKKFNPDGTLAYKNFLDTVSSIIPFYKIRFIGGLIYFLGFIIMIYNVYKTIKKGNFINNEAFRIIPLNNKIEEKEKFHNWLEQKPIQFTILSFLAVAVGGFIEIIPTLVIKSNVPTIYSIKPYKALELEGRDLFVREGCNSCHSAQVRPFRDEVVRYGEYSKAGEFIYDHPFLWGSKRTGPDLAREGGKNPNSWHFNHMYNPRSTSPGSIMPRYPWLIFNELDRSKTEKKIKAMVKLGVPYTFEYIQNVYHDMDIQASKIVADIYQEYPSLKKEMDRQKKMEKDKFIPLEKREVIAIIAYLQRLGTDIKS
- the ccoS gene encoding cbb3-type cytochrome oxidase assembly protein CcoS, with product MDILIIMILSSISLGGIFLIIFLISLYSGQFDDYESPRIRMLIDDTSEKK